The Siniperca chuatsi isolate FFG_IHB_CAS linkage group LG9, ASM2008510v1, whole genome shotgun sequence genome includes a region encoding these proteins:
- the si:dkey-23o4.6 gene encoding retinol dehydrogenase 13 isoform X4, with amino-acid sequence MACRDLTRAEQAAEEIRQSTGNGNVVIRHLDLASVYSVRQFAKDFLDSEDRLDILINNAGVMMCPRWLTEDGFETQLAVNHLGHFLLTNLLLPKLKSSAPSRVVTVSSIAHRGGHIDFDDLFFSRRPYSSLESYRQSKLANVLFSRELARRLRGSGVSSFCLHPGVIRTELGRHVQGWLPLLGALLSLPSLLLMKTPSQGSQTTVYCAVTPGLEERSGQYFSDCAEKEAAPEGQDDVVARKLWEESARLVGLKDTC; translated from the exons ATGGCGTGCAGGGACCTGACCCGGGCGGAGCAGGCGGCGGAGGAGATCCGGCAGTCGACAGGAAATGGTAACGTGGTGATCAGACACCTGGACCTCGCCTCCGTTTACTCCGTCAGACAGTTCGCTAAAGACTTCCTGGACAGTGAAGACAGACTGGACATCCTCATCAACAACGCAG gagTGATGATGTGTCCAAGATGGCTGACGGAGGACGGTTTTGAGACTCAGCTGGCCGTCAATCATCTGGGTCACTTCCTGCTGACCAATCTGCTGCTGCCGAAGCTGAAGAGCTCCGCCCCCAGCCGCGTGGTCACCGTGTCGTCCATCGCCCACCGTGGTG GTCACATCGACTTTGATGACCTGTTCTTCAGCAGGAGGCCGTACAGTTCCCTGGAGAGCTACAGACAGAGCAAACTGGCCAACGTCCTGTTCTCCAGAGAACTAGCCCGACGACTCAGAG GCTCTGGTGTGTCGTCATTCTGTCTCCACCCGGGTGTGATCAGGACCGAACTGGGTCGTCACGTTCAGGGCTGGTTGCCCCTGCTGGGGGCGCTGCTGAGCCTCCCCTCCCTGCTGCTCATGAAGACTCCCAGTCAGGGCAGTCAGACCACCGTGTACTGTGCCGTGACGCCGGGCCTGGAGGAACGATCCGGACAATACTTCAG tgactGTGCAGAGAAGGAAGCAGCTCCAGAGGGGCAGGATGACGTGGTGGCGAGGAAGCTGTGGGAGGAGAGCGCCCGATTGGTCGGATTAAAAGACACATGCTGA
- the si:dkey-23o4.6 gene encoding retinol dehydrogenase 13 isoform X3: MARRGARVVMACRDLTRAEQAAEEIRQSTGNGNVVIRHLDLASVYSVRQFAKDFLDSEDRLDILINNAGVMMCPRWLTEDGFETQLAVNHLGHFLLTNLLLPKLKSSAPSRVVTVSSIAHRGGHIDFDDLFFSRRPYSSLESYRQSKLANVLFSRELARRLRGSGVSSFCLHPGVIRTELGRHVQGWLPLLGALLSLPSLLLMKTPSQGSQTTVYCAVTPGLEERSGQYFSDCAEKEAAPEGQDDVVARKLWEESARLVGLKDTC, from the exons ATGGCACGCAGAg GGGCCCGGGTGGTGATGGCGTGCAGGGACCTGACCCGGGCGGAGCAGGCGGCGGAGGAGATCCGGCAGTCGACAGGAAATGGTAACGTGGTGATCAGACACCTGGACCTCGCCTCCGTTTACTCCGTCAGACAGTTCGCTAAAGACTTCCTGGACAGTGAAGACAGACTGGACATCCTCATCAACAACGCAG gagTGATGATGTGTCCAAGATGGCTGACGGAGGACGGTTTTGAGACTCAGCTGGCCGTCAATCATCTGGGTCACTTCCTGCTGACCAATCTGCTGCTGCCGAAGCTGAAGAGCTCCGCCCCCAGCCGCGTGGTCACCGTGTCGTCCATCGCCCACCGTGGTG GTCACATCGACTTTGATGACCTGTTCTTCAGCAGGAGGCCGTACAGTTCCCTGGAGAGCTACAGACAGAGCAAACTGGCCAACGTCCTGTTCTCCAGAGAACTAGCCCGACGACTCAGAG GCTCTGGTGTGTCGTCATTCTGTCTCCACCCGGGTGTGATCAGGACCGAACTGGGTCGTCACGTTCAGGGCTGGTTGCCCCTGCTGGGGGCGCTGCTGAGCCTCCCCTCCCTGCTGCTCATGAAGACTCCCAGTCAGGGCAGTCAGACCACCGTGTACTGTGCCGTGACGCCGGGCCTGGAGGAACGATCCGGACAATACTTCAG tgactGTGCAGAGAAGGAAGCAGCTCCAGAGGGGCAGGATGACGTGGTGGCGAGGAAGCTGTGGGAGGAGAGCGCCCGATTGGTCGGATTAAAAGACACATGCTGA
- the si:dkey-23o4.6 gene encoding retinol dehydrogenase 13 isoform X2, protein MTSSGTSSEFHVWARVVMACRDLTRAEQAAEEIRQSTGNGNVVIRHLDLASVYSVRQFAKDFLDSEDRLDILINNAGVMMCPRWLTEDGFETQLAVNHLGHFLLTNLLLPKLKSSAPSRVVTVSSIAHRGGHIDFDDLFFSRRPYSSLESYRQSKLANVLFSRELARRLRGSGVSSFCLHPGVIRTELGRHVQGWLPLLGALLSLPSLLLMKTPSQGSQTTVYCAVTPGLEERSGQYFSDCAEKEAAPEGQDDVVARKLWEESARLVGLKDTC, encoded by the exons atgacgtcCTCTGGGACATCCTCtgagtttcatgtct GGGCCCGGGTGGTGATGGCGTGCAGGGACCTGACCCGGGCGGAGCAGGCGGCGGAGGAGATCCGGCAGTCGACAGGAAATGGTAACGTGGTGATCAGACACCTGGACCTCGCCTCCGTTTACTCCGTCAGACAGTTCGCTAAAGACTTCCTGGACAGTGAAGACAGACTGGACATCCTCATCAACAACGCAG gagTGATGATGTGTCCAAGATGGCTGACGGAGGACGGTTTTGAGACTCAGCTGGCCGTCAATCATCTGGGTCACTTCCTGCTGACCAATCTGCTGCTGCCGAAGCTGAAGAGCTCCGCCCCCAGCCGCGTGGTCACCGTGTCGTCCATCGCCCACCGTGGTG GTCACATCGACTTTGATGACCTGTTCTTCAGCAGGAGGCCGTACAGTTCCCTGGAGAGCTACAGACAGAGCAAACTGGCCAACGTCCTGTTCTCCAGAGAACTAGCCCGACGACTCAGAG GCTCTGGTGTGTCGTCATTCTGTCTCCACCCGGGTGTGATCAGGACCGAACTGGGTCGTCACGTTCAGGGCTGGTTGCCCCTGCTGGGGGCGCTGCTGAGCCTCCCCTCCCTGCTGCTCATGAAGACTCCCAGTCAGGGCAGTCAGACCACCGTGTACTGTGCCGTGACGCCGGGCCTGGAGGAACGATCCGGACAATACTTCAG tgactGTGCAGAGAAGGAAGCAGCTCCAGAGGGGCAGGATGACGTGGTGGCGAGGAAGCTGTGGGAGGAGAGCGCCCGATTGGTCGGATTAAAAGACACATGCTGA
- the si:dkey-23o4.6 gene encoding retinol dehydrogenase 13 isoform X1 has translation MRAAAPGGFLVLPWPRGGSEPGPGPGEEGRGGLAMRCGALLGVTLICVAVLRRWIAGGVCRCSVRLDGKTVLITGANTGIGKETGRDMARRGARVVMACRDLTRAEQAAEEIRQSTGNGNVVIRHLDLASVYSVRQFAKDFLDSEDRLDILINNAGVMMCPRWLTEDGFETQLAVNHLGHFLLTNLLLPKLKSSAPSRVVTVSSIAHRGGHIDFDDLFFSRRPYSSLESYRQSKLANVLFSRELARRLRGSGVSSFCLHPGVIRTELGRHVQGWLPLLGALLSLPSLLLMKTPSQGSQTTVYCAVTPGLEERSGQYFSDCAEKEAAPEGQDDVVARKLWEESARLVGLKDTC, from the exons ATGAGAGCTGCAGCTCCGGGAGGGTTCCTGGTGCTGCCGTGGCCCCGCGGCGGCTCGGAGCCGGGGCCGGGGCCGGGTGAGGAGGGCCGGGGGGGGCTGGCGATGAGGTGTGGAGCTCTGCTGGGAGTCACGCTGATCT gtgtggcAGTGTTGAGGAGGTGGATTGCAGGTGGAGTGTGTCGTTGTTCGGTTCGTCTGGATGGAAAGACGGTTCTGATCACCGGAGCGAACACCGGCATCGGCAAAGAGACCGGCAGGGACATGGCACGCAGAg GGGCCCGGGTGGTGATGGCGTGCAGGGACCTGACCCGGGCGGAGCAGGCGGCGGAGGAGATCCGGCAGTCGACAGGAAATGGTAACGTGGTGATCAGACACCTGGACCTCGCCTCCGTTTACTCCGTCAGACAGTTCGCTAAAGACTTCCTGGACAGTGAAGACAGACTGGACATCCTCATCAACAACGCAG gagTGATGATGTGTCCAAGATGGCTGACGGAGGACGGTTTTGAGACTCAGCTGGCCGTCAATCATCTGGGTCACTTCCTGCTGACCAATCTGCTGCTGCCGAAGCTGAAGAGCTCCGCCCCCAGCCGCGTGGTCACCGTGTCGTCCATCGCCCACCGTGGTG GTCACATCGACTTTGATGACCTGTTCTTCAGCAGGAGGCCGTACAGTTCCCTGGAGAGCTACAGACAGAGCAAACTGGCCAACGTCCTGTTCTCCAGAGAACTAGCCCGACGACTCAGAG GCTCTGGTGTGTCGTCATTCTGTCTCCACCCGGGTGTGATCAGGACCGAACTGGGTCGTCACGTTCAGGGCTGGTTGCCCCTGCTGGGGGCGCTGCTGAGCCTCCCCTCCCTGCTGCTCATGAAGACTCCCAGTCAGGGCAGTCAGACCACCGTGTACTGTGCCGTGACGCCGGGCCTGGAGGAACGATCCGGACAATACTTCAG tgactGTGCAGAGAAGGAAGCAGCTCCAGAGGGGCAGGATGACGTGGTGGCGAGGAAGCTGTGGGAGGAGAGCGCCCGATTGGTCGGATTAAAAGACACATGCTGA